The following coding sequences lie in one Mucilaginibacter sp. KACC 22773 genomic window:
- the murI gene encoding glutamate racemase has translation MHNQPIGIFDSGFGGLTVFKSIIGQLPGYDYLYLGDNARAPYGNRSFKTIHEYTWECVQWMFAQGCPLVVLACNTASAKALRTIQQQDLKNADPTKRVLGVIRPTAEIIGNYTKSKEIGVLGTKGTVQSGSYLIEIQNFFPDVKVYQQACPLWVPLIENGEYDQPGADYFVKLYLDEVMAQSPAIDTILLACTHYPIIQDKIEALLPAHVKVIAQGDIVARSLVDYLQRHPEMEARLSKNGTNQFFTTTDDTADFDHHASLFFSQPVKSTFISANDLVTCK, from the coding sequence ATGCACAATCAACCTATAGGTATTTTTGATTCGGGCTTTGGGGGCCTTACGGTTTTTAAATCAATCATCGGCCAGCTGCCGGGTTACGATTATCTTTACCTGGGCGATAACGCCCGCGCCCCTTATGGCAACCGCTCTTTTAAAACCATTCATGAGTATACCTGGGAGTGTGTGCAATGGATGTTTGCACAGGGTTGCCCGCTGGTAGTGCTGGCCTGCAATACAGCATCAGCTAAAGCGCTGCGTACCATTCAGCAACAGGATTTAAAAAACGCCGACCCTACAAAACGCGTATTAGGCGTTATAAGACCTACTGCCGAAATTATTGGTAATTATACCAAAAGCAAGGAAATAGGGGTGCTGGGCACCAAAGGAACGGTACAGTCGGGCTCATACCTTATCGAGATCCAAAATTTTTTTCCGGATGTAAAAGTTTACCAGCAGGCCTGCCCGCTTTGGGTACCGCTGATAGAGAATGGCGAGTATGATCAGCCTGGTGCCGATTATTTTGTAAAGTTATATCTTGATGAAGTGATGGCACAGTCGCCGGCAATTGATACCATTTTATTAGCCTGTACGCACTATCCCATTATTCAGGATAAAATTGAAGCCCTGTTGCCTGCCCATGTTAAAGTGATAGCCCAGGGCGATATTGTAGCCAGAAGCCTGGTCGATTACCTGCAACGCCACCCCGAAATGGAGGCCAGGCTCAGTAAAAACGGCACCAACCAGTTTTTCACCACCACAGATGATACCGCCGATTTTGATCATCACGCCTCGCTGTTTTTCTCGCAGCCGGTAAAGTCGACTTTTATTTCGGCCAATGATTTGGTTACGTGTAAGTGA
- a CDS encoding ExbD/TolR family protein, protein MAELTASPQKSGAARGRKKQNLRVDLTAMVDLAFLLITFFIMTTTLAKPKAMDLAMPVGEIDVPVPASRSLTICLGKNDKVVYYLGELKNPVIAPTVAGFGHNGLRRVLIETNKMIHDKYGKDMIVLVKPSNHSVYSSLVSTLDELTITKTDRYSIVDIATPDIDALKQKGIY, encoded by the coding sequence ATGGCCGAATTAACTGCTTCTCCCCAAAAATCAGGCGCAGCCCGCGGGCGCAAAAAACAAAACCTCAGGGTTGATCTTACCGCAATGGTCGACCTGGCTTTCCTGCTCATTACCTTTTTTATTATGACCACAACACTGGCCAAGCCAAAGGCAATGGATTTAGCCATGCCGGTAGGCGAGATAGACGTGCCTGTACCCGCCAGCCGAAGCCTTACCATTTGCCTTGGAAAAAATGATAAGGTTGTGTATTACCTGGGCGAACTTAAGAATCCTGTAATAGCGCCCACGGTGGCAGGCTTTGGACACAACGGCTTGCGAAGAGTGCTTATCGAAACCAATAAAATGATCCATGATAAATATGGTAAAGACATGATTGTTTTAGTTAAACCCAGTAACCATTCTGTTTACAGCAGTTTGGTGAGTACGTTGGACGAACTTACCATCACCAAAACAGACAGATATTCGATTGTTGATATTGCCACACCCGATATAGATGCCTTAAAGCAAAAAGGTATTTATTAA
- the bamA gene encoding outer membrane protein assembly factor BamA: protein MYKFLFAILFTVFGTAALAQVSNAPRPQLTKQIPADSLSYLNPRDYIIGGISVSGVKYLDKDNLILLSKLTKGDRINLPGERNAEVIKKLYEQGLFDDVQLNITKINMDTVYLEIVVVERPRLSRLHITGIRKGEIEDVQKKLTDKTGKIVNENLLSTTSAIIKKHFNEKGFLNTTVTMTQRKDPGDANSVILDVKIDKKTKVKINDVTFEGNKAFSQGDLRGYLSKTRRRHWYNLFGSKKFKQDKYEEDKLNLIEKMQAKGYRDAELVSDSVWKHDDQTVNVKIKVYEGPKYYFGKVQWSGNAKYPADILERILHIKKGDVFSEDELNKRLSGPTPSNDDVSSLYLNDGYLTFNADPVQTRVYNDTVDLDIRIYEGPQYTINRVSLKGNDVTNDKVVLREIQTKPGQKFNKELLIRSAREIGQLGNFDEQKTEPKPTNINPQDGTVDIVYNVVEKPSDQIELSGGFGGGQLVGTLGLTFNNFSLRNIFNLKAYKPLPKGDGQKLSLRGQSSGRTYQNFSFTFSEPWLGGKKPIYFALSAYTQGSSTGQYYAKTSPYYNNLRINGVGITLGKRLKWPDNYFQLNYSLNFDHYNLDNYTGYLFSNGTSFNIKLTQELTRNSIDAPIFPTQGSNIKFTVQATPPYSMFNNVNYKVATPQERYHFVEYYKFKYDAQWFNKIVGKFVLMSQVRFGFLGMYNKEVGPSPFERFKLGGDGMQSYQFLQGSEIIGLRGYQNFSIVPEGSNENQNTNTGSTIYNKYTMELRHPVIASQSATIFLLAFAEGGNVWNNFSQFNPFNVRRSVGVGARIFLPIFGLLGLDYGYGFDKIPGAPDANRGQFHFTISQSLSGGFN, encoded by the coding sequence ATGTATAAATTTCTTTTTGCTATTCTTTTCACTGTTTTTGGTACTGCTGCACTGGCCCAGGTTTCAAATGCGCCAAGGCCACAGCTCACCAAACAGATACCGGCCGATAGTTTAAGTTACCTCAATCCGCGCGATTATATTATTGGTGGTATTAGTGTAAGTGGCGTAAAATACCTTGATAAAGACAACCTGATATTGTTATCTAAACTAACCAAAGGTGATCGTATTAACCTGCCGGGCGAGCGTAATGCCGAGGTAATAAAGAAATTATACGAGCAGGGTTTATTTGACGATGTACAGTTAAATATCACCAAAATTAACATGGATACCGTTTACCTGGAGATTGTTGTTGTAGAGCGGCCACGTTTGTCGCGCCTGCATATTACAGGTATCCGTAAAGGCGAAATAGAAGACGTTCAGAAAAAGCTGACAGATAAAACTGGTAAAATAGTAAACGAAAATTTACTGAGCACAACATCGGCCATTATCAAAAAACATTTTAACGAAAAAGGGTTTTTAAATACCACCGTAACCATGACCCAGCGTAAAGACCCGGGAGATGCTAACAGTGTGATATTGGATGTTAAAATTGATAAAAAAACCAAAGTTAAAATTAACGACGTTACTTTTGAGGGGAACAAAGCCTTTTCGCAAGGTGATTTGCGTGGTTATTTAAGCAAAACCCGCAGAAGACATTGGTATAATCTTTTTGGATCGAAGAAATTTAAACAGGATAAATACGAAGAAGATAAGTTAAACCTTATCGAAAAAATGCAGGCCAAGGGCTATCGCGACGCTGAATTGGTAAGCGATTCTGTTTGGAAACACGACGATCAAACAGTTAATGTAAAAATAAAAGTTTACGAAGGCCCTAAATACTATTTTGGTAAAGTACAGTGGAGCGGTAATGCCAAGTATCCGGCCGATATATTGGAAAGGATCCTGCACATTAAAAAAGGCGATGTGTTTAGCGAAGATGAGTTAAACAAACGCTTAAGCGGCCCAACACCAAGTAATGACGACGTTTCATCGCTTTACCTGAATGATGGTTATTTAACTTTCAACGCCGACCCGGTACAAACAAGGGTTTATAATGATACTGTTGACCTGGATATTCGTATCTACGAAGGCCCGCAATACACTATTAACCGTGTAAGCCTTAAAGGTAATGATGTAACCAACGATAAGGTTGTGTTGCGCGAAATCCAGACCAAGCCAGGCCAAAAATTCAATAAAGAGTTGCTGATTCGCAGTGCGCGTGAAATTGGCCAGCTGGGTAATTTTGACGAGCAGAAGACAGAGCCTAAGCCAACCAACATCAATCCGCAGGATGGTACGGTAGATATTGTTTATAACGTAGTTGAAAAACCTTCAGACCAGATCGAGCTTTCGGGCGGTTTTGGCGGCGGGCAGTTGGTGGGCACATTGGGGCTTACTTTCAACAATTTCTCGTTACGTAATATCTTTAATCTTAAAGCCTACAAGCCGCTGCCAAAAGGCGATGGACAAAAGCTAAGCTTAAGAGGCCAGTCAAGCGGCCGTACCTATCAAAACTTCTCGTTCACATTCAGTGAGCCATGGTTGGGCGGTAAAAAGCCAATTTACTTTGCTTTATCGGCCTATACACAAGGTAGTTCAACAGGCCAGTATTATGCAAAAACAAGCCCTTACTACAATAACCTGCGTATTAACGGTGTTGGTATTACTTTGGGTAAACGTTTAAAATGGCCGGATAACTATTTCCAGCTTAACTACTCATTAAACTTTGACCACTATAACCTGGACAACTATACCGGTTACCTGTTTAGCAATGGTACATCGTTCAACATCAAATTAACACAGGAATTAACACGTAACTCTATTGATGCGCCTATATTCCCTACACAGGGTTCAAACATTAAATTTACGGTACAGGCTACGCCTCCGTATTCTATGTTTAACAACGTGAACTATAAAGTAGCTACCCCGCAGGAGCGTTACCACTTTGTTGAGTACTATAAATTCAAATACGACGCGCAATGGTTCAACAAAATTGTGGGTAAATTTGTGCTGATGAGCCAGGTAAGGTTTGGTTTCCTGGGTATGTATAATAAAGAAGTGGGCCCTTCACCGTTTGAGCGCTTTAAATTAGGCGGCGATGGTATGCAGAGCTACCAGTTTTTACAGGGTAGCGAGATCATCGGCTTAAGGGGTTACCAAAACTTCTCAATTGTGCCAGAAGGATCAAATGAAAATCAAAACACTAATACAGGTAGTACCATCTATAATAAGTACACCATGGAGCTGCGCCATCCGGTTATCGCCAGCCAGTCGGCAACCATATTTTTGTTAGCATTTGCCGAGGGTGGAAACGTTTGGAACAATTTTAGCCAGTTCAATCCGTTTAACGTACGTCGCTCTGTAGGTGTGGGTGCAAGGATATTTTTACCTATATTTGGCTTGCTTGGATTAGATTATGGTTACGGATTTGATAAAATACCGGGTGCGCCTGATGCAAACAGGGGGCAGTTCCATTTTACAATTTCTCAGAGTTTATCCGGCGGATTTAATTAA
- a CDS encoding NAD kinase, protein MKIAVYGRPFNEPSVIPYIQQVFDNLALHNVDIYVHYQLHEYLQDKINGVKYNILQATDSLKGFIDIFITLGGDGTLLDMVTVIRDSGIPVIGINFGRLGFLASVNKSDINAAIHAVVNREFTLDCRELLSIDSKTNVFGNDNFALNDVTIHKRDDAAMIITHVFLNDEFLNSYWGDGLIISTSTGSTAYSLSCGGPIIFPQSNSIVVTPVSPHNLNVRPIILPDNSKLCFEVETRSSKYLVSCDSRMAVMDETMKFLVQKANFQLNLIRLNNESYLTTLRNKLLWGLDARNY, encoded by the coding sequence ATGAAGATAGCAGTTTACGGCAGGCCATTTAATGAACCTTCGGTTATACCTTATATACAGCAGGTATTTGATAACCTGGCGCTGCACAATGTAGATATTTATGTGCACTACCAACTTCATGAGTATCTGCAGGATAAAATAAACGGGGTAAAATATAACATACTGCAAGCCACTGACTCATTAAAGGGTTTTATAGATATTTTTATAACCCTTGGCGGCGATGGCACCTTGCTGGATATGGTAACCGTTATCCGCGACTCCGGCATCCCAGTCATCGGTATCAATTTTGGCAGGCTGGGCTTTTTGGCAAGTGTAAATAAAAGCGACATTAACGCGGCTATACACGCCGTGGTAAACAGGGAGTTTACGCTGGATTGCCGCGAACTGCTCAGCATCGATTCAAAAACCAATGTGTTTGGCAATGATAACTTCGCGCTTAATGATGTAACCATCCATAAACGCGATGATGCGGCAATGATTATCACCCATGTGTTTTTAAACGACGAGTTTTTAAACTCCTATTGGGGCGATGGATTGATTATATCAACTTCCACCGGCTCAACCGCTTATTCGCTAAGCTGCGGCGGCCCAATTATATTCCCGCAATCAAACAGTATTGTGGTTACCCCGGTATCGCCGCATAACCTGAATGTGCGGCCAATTATACTGCCCGATAACAGCAAGCTATGTTTCGAGGTCGAAACCCGCAGCTCTAAATACCTGGTATCGTGCGATTCGCGGATGGCTGTTATGGACGAAACCATGAAATTCCTGGTGCAAAAAGCAAACTTCCAGCTAAATTTAATCAGGTTAAATAATGAAAGTTACTTAACCACGTTAAGAAACAAACTATTATGGGGATTGGATGCCCGTAATTATTAA
- a CDS encoding CBS domain-containing protein: MVAIELIANAIPPVHTSDPIQKVYDRMVEFRVRHLPIVNEEQFLGLISEDDMVNESDNQVPVGALALSLVNPYVLEDQHIYDVIRLFYERQLTIVPVLDAKHNYLGMISINAITEYFAKITAVSQPGGIIVLEINNKNNSLAHMSQIVESDNAQVLSSYVQTFPDSTRMEVTLKINKQDISTIVATFLRYEYDIKATFNHTDNNDNARDRYDSLMNYLNL, encoded by the coding sequence ATGGTTGCAATTGAGTTGATAGCTAACGCGATACCACCGGTACACACTTCTGACCCGATACAGAAGGTTTATGACCGTATGGTGGAGTTTCGTGTGCGCCATTTGCCAATTGTAAACGAAGAGCAGTTCCTGGGCCTTATATCCGAGGACGATATGGTTAACGAAAGTGATAACCAGGTGCCTGTTGGCGCATTGGCATTATCGTTGGTTAACCCTTATGTGCTGGAAGATCAGCATATTTATGATGTTATCCGCCTGTTTTATGAACGCCAGCTTACCATAGTGCCCGTGCTTGATGCCAAGCATAATTACCTGGGCATGATATCTATAAATGCCATTACCGAATATTTTGCTAAAATCACAGCGGTATCGCAGCCGGGTGGTATAATCGTGCTCGAAATCAATAATAAAAATAATTCCCTGGCACACATGTCGCAAATTGTCGAATCGGATAATGCCCAGGTGCTAAGTTCATATGTACAAACCTTCCCCGATTCAACCCGGATGGAGGTAACGTTAAAAATAAACAAGCAGGATATATCAACCATTGTAGCCACATTCCTCCGTTATGAGTATGATATTAAAGCAACCTTTAACCATACCGACAACAACGATAACGCCCGCGACCGGTACGATTCGCTCATGAATTATCTCAATCTTTGA
- a CDS encoding complex I subunit 1/NuoH family protein, which yields MNYYITYFIVAIGLFSFSAFFALFGVYAERKISAFIQDRLGPTETGKFGSLQTLADIMKMIQKELIIPAAADKWLFMLAPAVIFIAVYMGFAALPWGPGLIPSKINLGIYYIFAIISIETLGILMAGWGSNNKYSILGAMRSAAQIISYEIPAGFAIISVVMIAQTLDLQAVAMQQGVLSPEKIKFAGFWDVTTTGGLLSWNIFRAPHLIIAFVIYFIASLAESNRAPFDIPEAESELVAGFHTEFTGIRFALVFLAEYSMMFLVSMIGVILFLGAWNTPLPNMGPVHLATWTTGMWWGILWVSLKTLGLVAIQMWIRWTLPRFRVDQLMNLCWKVLTPLAFLCVLISGVWRVWLM from the coding sequence TTGAATTATTATATCACATATTTTATTGTTGCTATAGGGTTGTTCAGTTTTTCGGCCTTTTTTGCGTTGTTTGGCGTTTATGCCGAGCGGAAGATCTCGGCATTTATACAAGACAGGCTTGGCCCTACCGAAACGGGTAAATTCGGCTCGCTACAAACCCTGGCCGATATTATGAAGATGATCCAAAAAGAGCTCATTATCCCGGCTGCTGCCGATAAATGGCTGTTTATGCTGGCACCTGCTGTAATATTTATAGCGGTATATATGGGCTTCGCCGCCCTGCCCTGGGGACCGGGACTCATCCCATCAAAAATAAATTTAGGCATCTACTATATCTTCGCCATTATCTCTATCGAAACATTGGGGATCCTGATGGCTGGCTGGGGATCAAATAACAAGTATTCAATATTAGGCGCCATGCGCTCCGCCGCGCAAATCATATCTTACGAAATTCCTGCCGGATTTGCCATTATATCCGTAGTGATGATCGCTCAAACATTGGATCTGCAGGCTGTGGCCATGCAGCAAGGTGTGTTATCGCCAGAGAAAATAAAATTTGCCGGTTTTTGGGATGTAACTACGACAGGCGGTTTGTTGAGCTGGAATATATTCCGTGCTCCACATCTCATCATCGCTTTTGTAATTTATTTTATAGCCTCATTGGCCGAAAGTAACCGCGCGCCCTTTGATATTCCCGAAGCGGAATCAGAGCTGGTGGCAGGTTTCCATACCGAGTTTACAGGCATCCGGTTCGCGCTGGTTTTTTTGGCCGAATATTCGATGATGTTTTTGGTGAGCATGATAGGGGTGATCCTTTTTTTAGGCGCCTGGAATACACCGTTACCAAATATGGGCCCGGTGCATTTGGCAACATGGACAACCGGCATGTGGTGGGGCATTTTATGGGTAAGCCTAAAAACTTTAGGGTTGGTAGCCATCCAAATGTGGATCAGGTGGACACTGCCCCGTTTCCGGGTAGATCAACTGATGAACCTTTGCTGGAAAGTACTCACCCCGCTGGCATTTTTATGTGTGCTGATATCGGGTGTATGGAGAGTGTGGCTGATGTAA
- a CDS encoding isoprenyl transferase has translation MEYLDQIDLLKLPKHVAIIMDGNGRWAKEKGKLRVFGHHNGVISVRDVVEGCDKLGVKYITLYTFSSENWNRPKFEVMAIMELMVSTIHKEIAGFMKNNIKLNAIGDLDLLPSKCLKELNNAMETTKDNTGVILTLALSYGSRREILHAAKNIAAQVKSGELEIEDIDEAVFERNLFTNDMPDPELLIRTGGEYRISNYLLWQIAYAELYFTTKLWPDFRKEDLYEAILDYQKRERRFGKTSEQVN, from the coding sequence ATGGAATATTTGGATCAGATTGATTTGTTGAAACTACCTAAGCACGTAGCTATCATTATGGATGGCAATGGACGCTGGGCCAAAGAAAAAGGCAAATTACGCGTATTTGGTCATCACAATGGTGTAATATCTGTAAGGGATGTTGTTGAAGGATGCGATAAACTGGGTGTAAAATATATCACACTATATACCTTCTCATCTGAAAACTGGAACCGCCCTAAGTTTGAGGTAATGGCCATTATGGAGTTGATGGTAAGCACCATCCATAAAGAGATAGCCGGCTTTATGAAAAACAACATTAAGCTTAATGCCATTGGCGATCTGGATCTGCTGCCCTCCAAATGTTTAAAAGAACTTAACAACGCCATGGAAACCACAAAGGATAACACCGGAGTGATTCTTACACTGGCTTTAAGCTACGGCTCGAGGCGCGAAATTTTACATGCTGCCAAAAATATAGCAGCGCAGGTAAAAAGCGGCGAACTGGAGATTGAAGATATTGACGAAGCTGTTTTTGAACGCAACTTATTTACCAATGATATGCCCGACCCCGAACTATTGATACGTACCGGCGGCGAGTATAGGATAAGCAACTATTTATTATGGCAAATTGCCTATGCCGAATTGTATTTTACAACCAAGCTGTGGCCCGATTTCAGGAAGGAAGATTTGTACGAAGCTATACTTGATTATCAAAAACGCGAACGCCGTTTTGGTAAGACCAGTGAGCAGGTTAACTAA
- a CDS encoding OmpH family outer membrane protein, with amino-acid sequence MKKIILVAFLTLTAFAGAYAQRVAYVDSDYILKHMPEYASSQKQLAALSDQWQKEVDGRFQEIDRLYKAYQADQVLMTADMKKRREAEIVDKEKAAKDFQRQKFGPDGELSQKSTSLVKPIQDRVSKAVQAVAESNDLDIIFDKNSEVIMLYANPRFDKSAEVITKLGLKPGVLAK; translated from the coding sequence ATGAAAAAGATAATTTTAGTAGCCTTTTTAACGTTAACTGCATTTGCAGGGGCATATGCGCAACGTGTTGCATATGTAGATTCGGATTATATATTGAAACATATGCCCGAATACGCATCATCGCAAAAGCAACTGGCCGCTTTGTCTGATCAATGGCAAAAAGAGGTTGATGGCCGTTTCCAGGAAATTGACCGTTTATATAAAGCCTACCAGGCCGACCAGGTGCTGATGACAGCTGATATGAAGAAACGCCGCGAGGCCGAAATTGTAGATAAGGAAAAAGCAGCCAAGGATTTTCAGCGTCAAAAATTCGGACCTGATGGCGAGCTTTCACAAAAAAGTACCTCGTTGGTTAAACCAATTCAGGATAGAGTATCTAAAGCTGTACAGGCTGTAGCCGAAAGCAATGATTTAGATATCATTTTTGATAAAAACAGTGAGGTAATTATGCTGTACGCAAACCCAAGGTTTGACAAAAGTGCAGAGGTGATAACCAAATTAGGGCTTAAACCCGGTGTATTAGCCAAATAA
- a CDS encoding OmpH family outer membrane protein, translating to MKKLFKVALVAVGMIFAGNFANAQTKIGHINFNAVIDAMPETKTVSAQIQAYQKTFIDVLTNMNNEYTTKGTDFQRNQATMTDAIRSQKGAELQDMQKRMSDYQTDAQQKVEAKKNELGKPLFDKATAAVQAVAKEKGYAYVLDSSQVSLLVSPDADDLMAAVKLKLGLK from the coding sequence ATGAAAAAACTATTTAAAGTTGCTTTAGTTGCAGTAGGAATGATATTTGCCGGCAACTTTGCCAATGCGCAGACCAAAATTGGCCATATTAATTTTAATGCGGTTATTGATGCTATGCCCGAAACCAAAACCGTTTCGGCCCAAATCCAGGCTTACCAGAAAACCTTTATTGATGTACTTACCAACATGAACAATGAGTACACTACAAAAGGCACTGATTTTCAAAGAAACCAGGCCACTATGACCGATGCTATACGTAGCCAAAAAGGTGCAGAGTTACAGGATATGCAAAAACGTATGTCTGATTATCAAACAGACGCTCAGCAAAAAGTTGAAGCTAAAAAGAATGAATTGGGCAAACCGCTTTTTGACAAAGCTACTGCCGCAGTACAAGCTGTTGCCAAAGAAAAAGGTTACGCTTATGTATTGGATTCATCACAGGTTAGCCTGTTGGTATCACCAGATGCTGACGATTTGATGGCAGCTGTAAAATTAAAATTAGGTTTAAAATAA
- the porG gene encoding type IX secretion system protein PorG — translation MPKFVLFALLFLFSYHVQAQTWEVGGSVGGAGYIGDLNPDNPVKVSGASAGLYVKRNFDGYFSAKLNFSYAKFGAADSTSSSQQFRDRNLSFTDGVMELAVIGEFNFLKYIPDAGPNKFTPFIYAGVGITAYDPRTVYNGSAGSLRQLKTEGQNTQYGDNTIVIPYGIGIKYNIGGKFSLAADMGYRYTFTDYLDDVSGMYADKSKLTGVARALSDRSGEKTGIYIGSAGTQRGDLKPRDSYFIVGLTISYTFVTKRCYFQN, via the coding sequence ATGCCCAAATTTGTACTTTTTGCACTACTCTTCCTATTTTCTTATCATGTACAGGCCCAAACCTGGGAGGTAGGCGGCTCTGTTGGCGGGGCAGGTTATATTGGCGATTTAAACCCCGATAATCCGGTTAAAGTAAGCGGGGCATCTGCAGGCTTATATGTTAAACGCAATTTTGATGGTTACTTTTCGGCAAAACTAAACTTTAGTTACGCTAAATTTGGCGCGGCCGACAGTACATCTTCCAGCCAGCAATTTCGTGACCGTAACCTGAGTTTTACCGATGGGGTGATGGAGCTTGCCGTTATCGGCGAGTTTAATTTCCTGAAATATATACCAGATGCCGGGCCTAATAAATTTACGCCTTTTATATACGCAGGTGTAGGCATCACTGCTTATGACCCGCGTACGGTTTATAACGGCAGTGCCGGATCGCTCAGGCAATTGAAAACCGAAGGGCAGAATACCCAGTATGGCGATAATACGATAGTAATTCCGTACGGGATAGGCATAAAATACAATATCGGCGGAAAGTTTAGCCTGGCGGCAGATATGGGCTACCGCTACACCTTTACCGACTACCTTGATGATGTAAGCGGTATGTATGCCGATAAAAGTAAATTAACCGGTGTCGCCCGGGCATTATCTGATCGGTCGGGCGAGAAAACCGGTATCTACATTGGCTCGGCCGGTACCCAGCGTGGCGACCTTAAGCCACGCGACAGTTATTTTATAGTTGGGCTTACCATCTCGTATACCTTTGTTACCAAGCGCTGTTATTTTCAAAATTAA
- a CDS encoding 4Fe-4S binding protein codes for MLTKLINGFTTAWKGLSLTVKHLFANNSARKITTVSDSNYFKQLEKGTNTIQYPTQQLPVPEIGRYQLDVEMDDCIVCDLCAKVCPVDCIDIEAIKATEAIGQTSDGTTKRLYAAKFDIDMAKCMYCGLCTIVCPTECIVMTNQYDKTVFELSDLVYEFSDMPPEVAAEKRALFDKQQAEKQAAKLAAMQKKEGGA; via the coding sequence TTGTTAACTAAGTTAATCAACGGTTTTACAACGGCATGGAAAGGTTTAAGCCTTACCGTGAAGCACTTGTTTGCCAATAATTCTGCGCGGAAGATAACAACCGTAAGTGATAGTAACTACTTTAAACAACTGGAAAAAGGCACCAACACCATCCAGTACCCCACGCAGCAATTGCCGGTGCCCGAAATTGGCCGGTACCAGCTGGATGTGGAGATGGACGATTGCATTGTGTGCGATTTATGCGCCAAAGTATGCCCCGTAGATTGTATTGATATTGAAGCCATAAAAGCTACGGAAGCCATTGGCCAAACATCTGATGGCACCACCAAACGGCTTTACGCAGCTAAGTTTGATATTGATATGGCCAAATGCATGTACTGCGGCCTGTGCACCATCGTGTGCCCAACCGAGTGCATTGTAATGACCAACCAATATGATAAAACCGTTTTTGAACTGAGTGACCTGGTTTACGAATTCTCGGACATGCCACCCGAAGTTGCTGCCGAAAAACGTGCCTTGTTTGATAAGCAACAGGCCGAAAAGCAAGCTGCCAAACTCGCCGCCATGCAAAAAAAGGAGGGCGGGGCATGA
- the nuoK gene encoding NADH-quinone oxidoreductase subunit NuoK, with amino-acid sequence MITLTDFLIVSVMLFCIGLYMIVSKRNAIQILIGIELILNAAILNLVAFGKHDAANNSGQVFALFAIVLAAATTAVALAIILNVYRKYKTIDPGKINNLRD; translated from the coding sequence ATGATTACCTTAACCGATTTTTTGATTGTGAGTGTAATGCTGTTTTGCATCGGCCTGTACATGATCGTATCCAAACGTAACGCCATCCAGATATTGATCGGCATCGAACTGATATTAAATGCCGCCATATTAAACCTGGTTGCCTTTGGTAAACATGATGCTGCCAACAACAGCGGCCAGGTTTTCGCCCTGTTTGCCATTGTACTGGCTGCGGCCACAACTGCGGTTGCGCTGGCTATTATTTTGAACGTGTATAGGAAGTATAAAACTATTGATCCGGGTAAGATTAATAATTTGAGGGATTAA
- a CDS encoding NADH-quinone oxidoreductase subunit J family protein: MSLVRVLFYLMSFIAVGSALYAASTTNLVRSIFVFFVTLFALAGLYVLALADFVAVTQVVIYVGGILVLILFAFMLSGKETLDVLQQQKGKFFSIGKLPAILLAALFFIVMINVALKADVDNLGWVKDSIANNNTITPNAVMIDNIGVNLMTRYLLPFEAISILLLMALVGAAHLSRKEADA; encoded by the coding sequence ATGAGCTTAGTCCGTGTGCTGTTTTATTTGATGAGTTTTATAGCGGTGGGTTCGGCGCTTTATGCGGCATCAACCACCAATTTGGTGCGCAGCATATTTGTATTTTTTGTCACCCTGTTTGCCCTGGCCGGCCTGTACGTTTTGGCCCTGGCCGATTTTGTGGCTGTTACGCAGGTGGTGATCTATGTAGGCGGAATATTGGTACTTATATTATTTGCTTTTATGCTATCCGGTAAAGAAACGTTGGATGTTTTGCAGCAACAAAAAGGTAAATTCTTCAGCATAGGCAAATTGCCCGCAATACTACTTGCTGCCTTGTTTTTTATCGTGATGATTAACGTAGCCTTAAAGGCTGATGTAGATAACCTGGGCTGGGTAAAGGATTCCATCGCCAATAATAATACCATTACCCCAAACGCGGTGATGATTGATAATATTGGTGTTAACTTAATGACCCGCTACCTGCTGCCTTTTGAGGCTATTTCCATTTTACTATTGATGGCGCTGGTTGGCGCAGCACACCTGTCACGTAAGGAGGCCGACGCATGA